One window of Micropterus dolomieu isolate WLL.071019.BEF.003 ecotype Adirondacks linkage group LG13, ASM2129224v1, whole genome shotgun sequence genomic DNA carries:
- the LOC123982032 gene encoding O-acyltransferase like protein-like isoform X1 has translation MPKEQRCSVENTQALNVSQRCMNDTNRFLREINQDWPKEYAVSMYDAFGKMGSNVKGGNVNRPGLLQLCRSAHAPTFSGQYCQVFLRQGTVQYFVGVCVPDSCEEEEVQMLVLYGRLQFRQTSLIPPLPPILVNQSTQEMIMTHCLSDTIAPDASDFTCLFVCCVMVAIPLAATLFTAMIRWQQDREVSPTVESPSLNTGLKLYGTLKTNASSSSKINSNTSEEKGNNCTRHTTLCFSRSCVYRYLQVFSLQTTTQGIFSTSSSIPGGGYSCLNGIRVLSLLWIICGHSAEYTLNNLDNYKNWKNTVESSPLYVLTISGPVFLAVDSFLLLGGLLSARSLLGSINRAEDNLSTSLVANYLFKRIIRIQPLHMFFVCLTTGLISLVQWGPYWFPFKDTGVDCKTYWWANLLLISNVLPSNKICIPWTWYLSLDFQCYATTPLLVYFYRLNRGVFAVISGGLLLMTTVTSAVITALLQLPVVHPSTLQFENYVLYYYKKPYTRYGPFLIGVLTGIYLATKKNQLLKQKWQAILGWFCCLSLMAVLVGLAYILRETPAYPSVPHALYQGLHRQLWALAVTWIILACEEGYGGFIKSLLSLGVWVPLSNISFACYLTHPVFIILYNGLQETPIHYTGISFMYLFLGHLVLTVVVSYVFTVLVEKPYLHT, from the exons ATGCCGAAGGAACAAA GGTGCAGTGTGGAAAATACGCAGGCCTTGAATGTGTCTCAAAGATGTATGAACGATACCAACAGGTTCCTCAGGGAAATTAACCAGGACTGGCCGAAGGAATATGCTGTTTCCA tgTATGATGCATTTGGAAAGATGGGTAGCAATGTTAAAGGAGGTAATGTCAACCGGCCTGGCTTGCTGCAGCTGTGTCGCTCTGCCCATGCTCCTACCTTCTCTGGACAGTACTGCCAGGTGTTCCTTAGACAG GGAACAGTCCAGTACtttgtgggtgtttgtgttcCTGACTCCtgtgaagaagaggaggtgcaAATGCTGGTGCTGTACG GGAGACTACAGTTTAGGCAGACGTCCCTCATCCCCCCTTTACCTCCCATCCTGGTCAATCAGTCCACTCAGGAGATGATCATGACTCACTGTTTGTCTGACACCATTGCCCCTGATGCATCAGATTTCACCTGCCT GTTTGTATGTTGTGTCATGGTAGCAATTCCTCTTGCGGCTACTCTGTTTACAGCTATGATAAGGTGGCAACAGGACAGAGAGGTCAGCCCAACAGTAGAGTCTCCGTCTTTGAACACTGGTCTCAAACTTTATGGGACCCTGAAGACCAATGCCTCCTCCAGTAGCAAAATTAATAGCAATACTTCAGAGGAAAAAGGTAATA ACTGCACCAGGCACACGACACTGTGCTTTTCTCGAAGCTGTGTGTACCGGTACCTGCAGGTGTTCTCTCTACAAACTACCACCCAGGGCATCTTTAGCACCTCCTCATCCATCCCAGGAGGAGGCTACTCCTGCCTGAATGGCATCCGTGTTCTCAGCCTGCTGTGGATCATTTGTGGACACTCTGCAGAGTATACATTAAACAACCTGG ATAACTACAAAAACTGGAAGAACACAGTTGAAAGCAGCCCTCTGTATGTGCTTACCATCAGCGGACCTGTGTTtctggctgtagactcttttcTACTGCTCGG GGGTCTGCTTAGTGCAAGGTCTCTGCTGGGCTCCATCAACAGAGCTGAAGACAACCTGAGCACCAGTTTGGTGGCCAACTACCTCTTCAAGAGGATTATAAG GATTCAACCACTGcatatgttttttgtgtgtctaaCCACTGGCCTCATCTCTCTGGTCCAGTGGGGACCCTACTGGTTCCCATTTAAAGATACAGGGGTGGATTGTAAGACTTACTGGTGGGCTAACCTACTGTTGATAAGCAATGTCCTCCCAAGCAACAAGATA TGTATTCCTTGGACTTGGTACCTATCTCTGGACTTCCAGTGTTATGCCACCACTCCTTTGTTGGTCTATTTTTACAGACT AAACagaggtgtgtttgcagttatTTCTGGAGGTCTTCTGCTGATGACCACTGTGACCAGTGCTGTTATAACTGCACTTCTACAGCTGCCAGTCGTTCATCCATCTACACT GCAATTTGAGAATTATGTCTTGTATTACTACAAGAAACCCTACACAAGATATGGGCCATTTTTAATAGGGGTCTTGACTGGAATATATTTGGCGACAAAGAAGAATCAGCTTTTAAAGCAAAAG TGGCAGGCAATACTTGGTTGGTTCTGCTGTTTGTCACTCATGGCTGTGTTGGTTGGATTAGCATACATCTTGAGGGAGACCCCAGCCTACCCATCAGTGCCTCATGCCCTCTACCAGGGACTGCACAGACAGCTCTGGGCTCTGGCTGTAACCTGGATCATACTGGCTTGTGAGGAGGGTTATGGAG GTTTTATCAAGAGCCTCTTGTCATTGGGTGTCTGGGTTCCTCTTTCCAACATTAGTTTTGCCTGCTATCTGACACATCCTGTCTTCATCATCCTCTACAATGGCTTGCAAGAGACCCCAATCCACTACACAGGCATCAGCTTT ATGTACCTGTTCCTTGGCCACCTGGTGCTCACGGTGGTGGTGAGCTATGTGTTTACTGTGCTGGTTGAGAAGCCCTACCTTCACACATAG
- the LOC123982032 gene encoding O-acyltransferase like protein-like isoform X2: MPKEQRCSVENTQALNVSQRCMNDTNRFLREINQDWPKEYAVSMYDAFGKMGSNVKGGNVNRPGLLQLCRSAHAPTFSGQYCQVFLRQGTVQYFVGVCVPDSCEEEEVQMLVLYGRLQFRQTSLIPPLPPILVNQSTQEMIMTHCLSDTIAPDASDFTCLFVCCVMVAIPLAATLFTAMIRWQQDREVSPTVESPSLNTGLKLYGTLKTNASSSSKINSNTSEEKDCTRHTTLCFSRSCVYRYLQVFSLQTTTQGIFSTSSSIPGGGYSCLNGIRVLSLLWIICGHSAEYTLNNLDNYKNWKNTVESSPLYVLTISGPVFLAVDSFLLLGGLLSARSLLGSINRAEDNLSTSLVANYLFKRIIRIQPLHMFFVCLTTGLISLVQWGPYWFPFKDTGVDCKTYWWANLLLISNVLPSNKICIPWTWYLSLDFQCYATTPLLVYFYRLNRGVFAVISGGLLLMTTVTSAVITALLQLPVVHPSTLQFENYVLYYYKKPYTRYGPFLIGVLTGIYLATKKNQLLKQKWQAILGWFCCLSLMAVLVGLAYILRETPAYPSVPHALYQGLHRQLWALAVTWIILACEEGYGGFIKSLLSLGVWVPLSNISFACYLTHPVFIILYNGLQETPIHYTGISFMYLFLGHLVLTVVVSYVFTVLVEKPYLHT, translated from the exons ATGCCGAAGGAACAAA GGTGCAGTGTGGAAAATACGCAGGCCTTGAATGTGTCTCAAAGATGTATGAACGATACCAACAGGTTCCTCAGGGAAATTAACCAGGACTGGCCGAAGGAATATGCTGTTTCCA tgTATGATGCATTTGGAAAGATGGGTAGCAATGTTAAAGGAGGTAATGTCAACCGGCCTGGCTTGCTGCAGCTGTGTCGCTCTGCCCATGCTCCTACCTTCTCTGGACAGTACTGCCAGGTGTTCCTTAGACAG GGAACAGTCCAGTACtttgtgggtgtttgtgttcCTGACTCCtgtgaagaagaggaggtgcaAATGCTGGTGCTGTACG GGAGACTACAGTTTAGGCAGACGTCCCTCATCCCCCCTTTACCTCCCATCCTGGTCAATCAGTCCACTCAGGAGATGATCATGACTCACTGTTTGTCTGACACCATTGCCCCTGATGCATCAGATTTCACCTGCCT GTTTGTATGTTGTGTCATGGTAGCAATTCCTCTTGCGGCTACTCTGTTTACAGCTATGATAAGGTGGCAACAGGACAGAGAGGTCAGCCCAACAGTAGAGTCTCCGTCTTTGAACACTGGTCTCAAACTTTATGGGACCCTGAAGACCAATGCCTCCTCCAGTAGCAAAATTAATAGCAATACTTCAGAGGAAAAAG ACTGCACCAGGCACACGACACTGTGCTTTTCTCGAAGCTGTGTGTACCGGTACCTGCAGGTGTTCTCTCTACAAACTACCACCCAGGGCATCTTTAGCACCTCCTCATCCATCCCAGGAGGAGGCTACTCCTGCCTGAATGGCATCCGTGTTCTCAGCCTGCTGTGGATCATTTGTGGACACTCTGCAGAGTATACATTAAACAACCTGG ATAACTACAAAAACTGGAAGAACACAGTTGAAAGCAGCCCTCTGTATGTGCTTACCATCAGCGGACCTGTGTTtctggctgtagactcttttcTACTGCTCGG GGGTCTGCTTAGTGCAAGGTCTCTGCTGGGCTCCATCAACAGAGCTGAAGACAACCTGAGCACCAGTTTGGTGGCCAACTACCTCTTCAAGAGGATTATAAG GATTCAACCACTGcatatgttttttgtgtgtctaaCCACTGGCCTCATCTCTCTGGTCCAGTGGGGACCCTACTGGTTCCCATTTAAAGATACAGGGGTGGATTGTAAGACTTACTGGTGGGCTAACCTACTGTTGATAAGCAATGTCCTCCCAAGCAACAAGATA TGTATTCCTTGGACTTGGTACCTATCTCTGGACTTCCAGTGTTATGCCACCACTCCTTTGTTGGTCTATTTTTACAGACT AAACagaggtgtgtttgcagttatTTCTGGAGGTCTTCTGCTGATGACCACTGTGACCAGTGCTGTTATAACTGCACTTCTACAGCTGCCAGTCGTTCATCCATCTACACT GCAATTTGAGAATTATGTCTTGTATTACTACAAGAAACCCTACACAAGATATGGGCCATTTTTAATAGGGGTCTTGACTGGAATATATTTGGCGACAAAGAAGAATCAGCTTTTAAAGCAAAAG TGGCAGGCAATACTTGGTTGGTTCTGCTGTTTGTCACTCATGGCTGTGTTGGTTGGATTAGCATACATCTTGAGGGAGACCCCAGCCTACCCATCAGTGCCTCATGCCCTCTACCAGGGACTGCACAGACAGCTCTGGGCTCTGGCTGTAACCTGGATCATACTGGCTTGTGAGGAGGGTTATGGAG GTTTTATCAAGAGCCTCTTGTCATTGGGTGTCTGGGTTCCTCTTTCCAACATTAGTTTTGCCTGCTATCTGACACATCCTGTCTTCATCATCCTCTACAATGGCTTGCAAGAGACCCCAATCCACTACACAGGCATCAGCTTT ATGTACCTGTTCCTTGGCCACCTGGTGCTCACGGTGGTGGTGAGCTATGTGTTTACTGTGCTGGTTGAGAAGCCCTACCTTCACACATAG